Part of the Fusarium musae strain F31 chromosome 3, whole genome shotgun sequence genome, AAGGTGTAGTCCACAACCAGAATTAAGCCCAACTACCATGTCGCCCTGCACTGCCGCAAGGCACTTCCTGAGGGTAGGTAGCCCCTGACTGAACTCTGCAGGACGAGTGAGGATAGGACTGTTGAGTTCAGTTCCATACCAGTCGTACTTATTTGACGGTGTCATTCCGGACTTACTGACGCAGTCTCTGGTGATATGACGCTCCGGAACAATATGCCAAAAATCAGACTTAGACACTGATCCGCCAACAGACACATTATTCCAAGTTCGAACATCTCCGCTATTATCTGTGAGCGGAAGAATTGTAGTGCCAGGGATCTGGGCAGGGCTGGATGGCGAAGGAGGTATGAAGCTACACGAGACGGAGACCCCACTGCTGGCGATCAATTCGCATACCTTGTGAATACAAGACGGTTCGATGTCTTTGTAGTCTCCCATCACGAGGCCCAGAAAAGCCTCCGGTGTTGTAGGACAGGTCCATCGAGTCTCACCAGTCACAGCGTCGGAGTTTGGAATCTGCAGTGCAACCATAAATTCCAACTCGATACCGATACATATGGACTGCGGTATCGACATGATGGGCTCGAGTGATGCAGGGATCGCAGGGGTCTTTTCTCGACGGTGAAAATGCTTATTGACCTGGATGTGATGATAGTTTCTCAGGGATGAGAGCAGAGAGGCTGTTGAGCAGCCAGAAGAGGCCGGAGCCCCTAATGGGTTGCGATTTATAGCAGACAGCTCCATAATGAACAATATGCGGTGAGTTGAGGAAGCAAGAACAATTCGTGGTGTTCACTCTTATATATTTGTGAGTCAAAGAACATGGCCGCAAAGAAAGTCAGTGCGTTGGTCATGTAAGGAGAAGGGACAGGGCAGAAAAGTAATCTTGACTCGCTCACCGAAGGGCGGGTCAAGGTTTAGGAATTTGAGGCTGTGAACGAACTATCTTTTTACATGTGCCTGTTGAATGGTCTTCCGCCGAACAAGCTTCTGTGTATGAAACTCTGTTGCCGAGTAGTTAGgacagcccagcccagcccttAACAAGCACGATAAGGTGATCATGGTTCTATTCGTAAACTAACCATTCGGCAAACTCAATCATGGTGACAACACAAAGCCATTCAAAAATCCTTGACTCCGACTGGGCAATGAACAGAGTGACACTTGTCTCTCAAAAGATGTCTGACCGGTCCAGAACGTGTGATTTAGAGGTAGCGGGAGTGGTAGGGCGATCCTTGCATCCAATCTTTTGACATAATGCCAGGGGTGAAGATTGGGTGAGATCTACACCTCAACATCCAGAAGCTTGTGAGTCGCGGAGAAACACTCGAGAGTCTCGTGATTTTGGATGTGGTGGTAGGTCCAACATGTTGGTAAGCCACATTTCAGCCTGTTTTGGAAGTAAGAACATGATTGACTGATTGGTCTTATCGTAGCATTGTGCCATCAAAATGTGTTGAACAAAGAGCACTCGGTGAGGAATAGTTGACTTACACGAGGAGGAAGTGCAGGGAGAGTCGGCGCATCAAAGTTACTCCGCAACGACCAATCATTAAACTGCACGGCATTTACTAGGAACCTTacccaaaaagaagaatgccCTGTGACGAAATCCCCTAATTTTGTCCACTGCCTCCTGGGGTGCAATTGTAACGGGCGAGGAATAGCTGTCCCTGCATctttgattgattgactggCCCAAAAAACGCGACATCGCGTTAACTCCAATTTAAGCCAaactccatcctcatcaccatcttcaaacAACGTCAATTATTTCCACCGCTTGAATTGATCACATCGGATTCGAATTCATCGCGACGagtatatttaacttttagtttGTTCACAGCGTAGCCCTCGACTCAAACGCGATTCCTCCCCGGGCATGCCACTCGACTTTCCATAATGCGTATGATCAAGCCTTCATGGCTAAGCCATAGCGGCGAGCAAAAGGATTTCGAGGTTTACAGCTGTCATGTCTCCCCGGATGGAAAACGACTTGCGACTGCTGGCGGCGATGGACACGTCCGCGTATGGTCGACCGAAAGTATCTACAATGCCGACACACCAAAGTACAGCAAGCCGCGCCAGCTCTGCCACATGAGCCATCATCTTGGAACAATCCACTCAGTTCGCTTCTCGCCTAATGGGCGCTATCTTGCCAGTGGAGCGGACGACAAAATCATTTGCGTATACCATCTGGATAAAGGACCGCCAGCTGCTACCTTTGGCACCAACGAGCCTCCTCCTGTCGAGAACTGGAAGACATACAAGCGTTTAATTGGGCACGATAATGATGTTCAGGATCTCGCCTGGTCGTACGATTCTTCGATATTGGTTTCTGTTGGCCTCGATTCGAAGGTCGTCGTCTGGTCTGGTCATACGttcgagaagctgaagacTCTGCCTGCACACCAAAGTCATGTCAAGGGTATCACCTTCGATCCTGCGAACAAATTCTTTGCAACCGCAAGCGACGACCGAACGATCAAAATCTTTCGATTCACTTCGCCTGCGCCTAATGCGACACAGCACGACATGGTCAACAACTTTGTTCTCGAAACGACCATTAGCTCACCATTCAAGAGTTCGCCCCTAACTACCTACTTTCGAAGATGTTCGTGGTCCCCTGATGGTAATCACATCGCAGCTGCCAATGCTGTAAACGGCCCCGTGAGTTCAGTTGCTATCATCGAGCGGACGAGATGGGATAGTGAAATCAATCTTATCGGCCATGAAGCCCCAACGGAAGTGTGCATGTTCTCCCCTCGTCTGTTTCACACGTCAAAGCCAGATGCGAGCGCAGCCGATGGGGCTGCGACGTCGCTCGTGACAGTGATAGCATCAGCTGGCCAGGACAAGACTTTGAGTATATGGAACACAAACACATCCAGGCCTGTGGTCGTGTGTCAAGACTTGTCAGGCAAGTCAATATCTGATCTAGCGTGGACTCCAGATGGACAGACCATTTTTGCGTCAAGTCTAGACGGTAGCATTGTGGTTGTAAATTTCGAGGAGGGAGAGCTCGGCTGGGTAGCGCAACCAGAGGAGAACGTTAAGGCACTTCAGAAATATGGCGCGTCTCGGAAAGGAATGGGTATAGCCGAGGACGTCGATGGCCTCATTTTGGAAAATCAGAGTAAAGAGGGAGAGTCGCGGGCTGTAGAGTCGAGGATGGGTGCACTCATGGGAGACTTTTCTGAGTCAACTAAGGAGTCAACACCTATCGCTAATGGCCCTAAACCCAATGGCATTTCGGCAAAACCATCGACAAATGGCCAAGCTGAGCCAGAAAACGAACCAGAGAAGCAGCCAGAAGAGGCAGCTGACAAGACAGCCGAACGTGTCAAGGAATTGAAATCGCGGGTCACTGTCGGCAAAGATGGCAAGAAGCGAGTTGCACCTTTGTTGGTGTCATCATCAGGGACAGGTACATCTTCATTGCCTCAAACTCAGTTGGTTGGAACAACGAGCACCAACAAGAACACGCAGAATGATACGCCGCAGACAATAGTTGACATGAGCAAGCCCTATGACGGTCTGCCCAAGGGAGGCATTGCCGCCATGTTGCTTGGTAACAAGAGGCAAATCAACCTgggtgatgacgaagatgaagaggagccGGTTGCCAAGCGTGTTGCAACAGGTCCTACACCTATTGTCACTGATGGCCCTAATGGAGTCGAGCCAGCAACTCTCGTACCTGTTCCGAATGGCGTTGTTCCCACACCGGAGTTCCTCAGGCCCGCAGTCATGAATGTGTCTATGTCCTTCGCTCAGGTCAGATTAGCTGTACCGAAGATCCGGTCACATATCCTTCGGCCGCTGGACAGAGGAGTTTTACAGGGTGAAAGCTCCTTAGAAGAAGCAACAAAGACCCCAGAAAACATAATTCTGGAAGCGAAGAATGATACCACCCATGGCCATCCTTCGCATGTCATAGTCAGCAAAAGGGGTGCCCTTATCTGGGAAGAGTGGCTTCCCAGAGATGTCATTCTAGTGACAGCGACGAAACACTTTTGGGCCGTGGCTTGCGAGGATGGATCTGTGCATACTTGGACTTCTGCTGGAAGAAGACTTCTTACCCCTATCATACTCGAGTCGCAGCCTGTTATCCTAGAAGCTCGCGATCACTGGTTGCTGTGCATTACAGCTGTCGGCCTTGCCCATGTTTGGGACATGAAAACCCAATCTGCTCCCAATCCTCCGGTGTCACTTGGACCAATTCTGGATATTGCCACGACATCGCTTAACCAACACAGCGCGACGCCTGGCCCTGGTATTACTTCTGCCCATCTGAACAGTACTGGCCACATCATTGTGACACTGACCAATGGTGATGGCTACTGCTATGCTCGCGATATGTATACATGGCAACGCCTAAGTGAAGCTTGGTGGGCAGTGGGCTCACAGTATTGGAACTCGAACGATTCTTCTATTTCTGCTTTGCAATCTACGGCTGTTGGTCCTGATTCTAAGGACAGACAAGATAGCAAGTCTTCCAAAGCCAGTGTGTCGTCAGGCATCATACCTTTCCTCGAGCGACATACAACGAACGAATTTTTGTTGAAAGGTAGATCATATTCCTTACAGCGCATTATTAAGATGGTTGTCCAGCGGAAGGAGTCTGAAAATCTTGAAAGCAGTGTCAGCATTGCCCATTTGGAAACAAGAATTGCTGGTGCTCTGCAACTTGAGGCACGGGAAGAATTTCGACTATATCTCTTCATGTATGCGAAGCGCTTGGGCGCCGAGGGGGCAAGGGTCAAGGTTGAAGAGCTCCTCAACAGTCTGCTTGGTGGCATACttgaagacaaagaagaagatgaggaagaggacggCCATGGGTGGTTCAGCAAAGAAGGCGACATCTGTGGATGGGATCGAAAGGAGCTGCTCACAGGTGTAGTTATGATTCTTGGTAAGTTGTTCTTATTGATGTCACTATGGCaaaatttttataaactaacAGCAAACAGGAAAATACCGTGAGCTCCAGCGATTGACGCTTCAATACGCAAGAATTCTTGACATAAGTTTAGAGGATGGCTCAG contains:
- the HIR1 gene encoding HIR complex subunit (BUSCO:EOG09260U6R~EggNog:ENOG41), yielding MRMIKPSWLSHSGEQKDFEVYSCHVSPDGKRLATAGGDGHVRVWSTESIYNADTPKYSKPRQLCHMSHHLGTIHSVRFSPNGRYLASGADDKIICVYHLDKGPPAATFGTNEPPPVENWKTYKRLIGHDNDVQDLAWSYDSSILVSVGLDSKVVVWSGHTFEKLKTLPAHQSHVKGITFDPANKFFATASDDRTIKIFRFTSPAPNATQHDMVNNFVLETTISSPFKSSPLTTYFRRCSWSPDGNHIAAANAVNGPVSSVAIIERTRWDSEINLIGHEAPTEVCMFSPRLFHTSKPDASAADGAATSLVTVIASAGQDKTLSIWNTNTSRPVVVCQDLSGKSISDLAWTPDGQTIFASSLDGSIVVVNFEEGELGWVAQPEENVKALQKYGASRKGMGIAEDVDGLILENQSKEGESRAVESRMGALMGDFSESTKESTPIANGPKPNGISAKPSTNGQAEPENEPEKQPEEAADKTAERVKELKSRVTVGKDGKKRVAPLLVSSSGTGTSSLPQTQLVGTTSTNKNTQNDTPQTIVDMSKPYDGLPKGGIAAMLLGNKRQINLGDDEDEEEPVAKRVATGPTPIVTDGPNGVEPATLVPVPNGVVPTPEFLRPAVMNVSMSFAQVRLAVPKIRSHILRPLDRGVLQGESSLEEATKTPENIILEAKNDTTHGHPSHVIVSKRGALIWEEWLPRDVILVTATKHFWAVACEDGSVHTWTSAGRRLLTPIILESQPVILEARDHWLLCITAVGLAHVWDMKTQSAPNPPVSLGPILDIATTSLNQHSATPGPGITSAHLNSTGHIIVTLTNGDGYCYARDMYTWQRLSEAWWAVGSQYWNSNDSSISALQSTAVGPDSKDRQDSKSSKASVSSGIIPFLERHTTNEFLLKGRSYSLQRIIKMVVQRKESENLESSVSIAHLETRIAGALQLEAREEFRLYLFMYAKRLGAEGARVKVEELLNSLLGGILEDKEEDEEEDGHGWFSKEGDICGWDRKELLTGVVMILGKYRELQRLTLQYARILDISLEDGSVDVEQMDVEA